The genomic interval CGGTTTCCACCCTGGGTACCGTGCCCCGCTCTACCCTGCAGACGGTGCATGCCGAAGTCTCCCGGCTGCTGGAGCAACTGGTGGCCATCGGCAACACGCAGTACGCCGACCGCTATATTTTCGCCGGTCAGAAAACCCTCGCCCCGCCCTTCGCCCTGACCGGGGACCCGCCCACGGTGTCCTACGGCGGCGATGAGCAACCCGTGTGGCGCGAGGTCAGCCCCGGTATCACCATCCAGGTCAACAGGCCAGGCAGCGGAGCGTTGCAGCAGGCTATGGTGGCCACCGCCACCTTCTTCCACGCGCTCGACACCGCCATTAGCACGGGTGGTTCGGTGCCGCCCGACGTGCTGGGCGGCCTGGACAGCGCCCTCGACGCCATCCTGCAGGAAAGGGCCCAGGTGGGCGCCGACGGCCACCGTATCGAAGCCACGCGCTCGCGCTTGCAGGACAGCGTGTACGAGGTTACCTCGCTCCTTTCCGAGACGGAAGACGCTGACATGGCTGAGGTGATCGTGCGCTTGACGAGCACGGAGGCCGCCTACCGCGCTGCCCTGGAGGCGGGGGCCCGCATCATCCAGCCCAGCCTGCTGGACTTCCTCCGCTGAAGGCCTGCTCCACACCGGCGCGCTGGGTGCTCATGGGTCCCCCTTGCCTGCTGGACCCGCCGGACGTGGCGGTGCGCGGGCGGCCTATAGAGAAGGGGCGAGTGAGTCGATACACATTGAGGATCGGTTGGGCCCGCGGGTGCGCTTCCGCCCCCGGGGCGACGGTAGCCCAGCGCGTGGAGTGATGGCCGTGCGAGTGCTGACGCGCAGGTTCGGCGTCCTCAGAGTCCCCGACGAACTGGTGTGGCGGTGGCCCGTGCCCCTGCCCGGGTTCCCCCGGTCGCGGGAGTTCGTCCTCATTGACGACGAAAACGCCCGCCCCTTTCTGTGGCTCCAGTCCCTCAACGAACCCGAGGTGGCTTTCGTAATCATGGACACGGGGCTGGTGGCAGGCGACTATGATCCTGCTCTCCCGGAGGCAGAGCTTGCCTGCCTGAAACTTTCCCCCGGGCACCGGCCCCTGCTGTACGCCATCGTCACCGTGCCGGGCGACCCGCGCCAGGCGT from Bacillota bacterium carries:
- a CDS encoding flagellin; this encodes VSTLGTVPRSTLQTVHAEVSRLLEQLVAIGNTQYADRYIFAGQKTLAPPFALTGDPPTVSYGGDEQPVWREVSPGITIQVNRPGSGALQQAMVATATFFHALDTAISTGGSVPPDVLGGLDSALDAILQERAQVGADGHRIEATRSRLQDSVYEVTSLLSETEDADMAEVIVRLTSTEAAYRAALEAGARIIQPSLLDFLR
- the fliW gene encoding flagellar assembly protein FliW, encoding MRVLTRRFGVLRVPDELVWRWPVPLPGFPRSREFVLIDDENARPFLWLQSLNEPEVAFVIMDTGLVAGDYDPALPEAELACLKLSPGHRPLLYAIVTVPGDPRQAWVNLRAPLALNVSARLGRQVVLSDDRYSFRHLLWESLQQAGEVSGQGWSDSQGGRLLCWSLPVSSTRASLSATRSA